The following is a genomic window from Planctomycetia bacterium.
TTTGTTTCTCCGGGTGAATCGGGCACTCTCTCGCAGCAATCTACCAGAATTCGATCGAAATGAAACGAGGTCGACTATCTTGCGGATTCCCATGGGGGACTCTGGACTGATTCTAGTTGCCGGCGAATGGCCACCTATTCCATGGGCGATCCATTTGTTGGTCTTGGCCGACCGCGAAAGTAATTCCCCCCTCCCCCCGGTCAGGAATAAACAAGCATCACGTTTTCAATTGGCATGTTATCGCGCGAGCCAAGCGTTTCAAATGTTCTGTTTCGGTCCGAAGAGCTCATGGCGAATTCGCGCATCGTCGAGGTTTCGCTCGCTCAGAGCGCGGAGCATTTCAACCATGACAAGGCTTAGGCCCTCAGAAGAAAGACTCCGCGTCGTTCGTAGGCACGAGCCCCTTTAGGAGTGATGCGCCCACGAGCAAATACTTACCGACGATGGGATCGTGTTCAGGCTTAATGCCCAGCGAGCAGTGTTTTTGTGCGATCAGTTCCACGGCGGGGCCGAGCGCCGCCAAGTTGTCGATGTTGGGCGCGCATGCGCCGATCGCGCCGGCCGGCACTCTGGCAGCCGCGATGACGATAATGCTACCGCCGACAATGCACACCTTTGGGAGTGGCATTGACGTCTTGTGACGTCCGTCTGCCGAATGAAAAGGGTAATCGAGATGTCCAGTCTCAGGAATCCACTGTTGCGCACTTCTATCCGGCATTCTTCAGGACACCGTGCGGATCGATGAGGAACTTCTTGGCGACGCCCTCGTCGAAGTCGGCGTAGCCGCGCGGTGCGTCGTCGAGCGTGATGACCACGACGTTCACCGCTTTGGCGATCTGGATTCGGTTATGCAGGATGGCCATCATGAGCTGGCGGTTGTACTTCAGCACCGGCGTCTGCCCGGTATGCAAGGCGTGGCTCTTGGCCCAGCCAAGCCCGAAGCGGATCGAGAGCGACCCCTTGCGCGCCGCGGCGTCCTTCGAGCCGGGGTCGTCGGTGACGTACAGTCCGGGGATGCCGATCGCGCCACCGGTGCGGGTGATCTCCATGGCCGCATTCAACACGGCCGCGGGGGCTTCGCTGCTCGCTTCCGCGCCGTGACCGCGCGCCTCGTAGCCGACACAATCCACCGCACTGTCCACCTCGGGAACGCCGAGGATCTGCGCAATCTTGTCTCCGAGTGAGCCGGACTGTTTGAGATCCACGGTCTCGCAGCCGAAGGTGCGCGCATGCGCGAGCCGCCGCTCGTTCATGTCACCGACGATGACCACCGCCGCGCCCAGCAACTGCGCCGCCGCGGCGGCCGCAAGGCCCACCGGGCCGGCGCCGGCGATGTAAACCGTCGAACCCGGGCCGACGCCCGCGGTGACCGCGCCGTGATAACCGGTGGGGAGAATGTCGCTCAGACAGGTCAGGTCACGGATCTTCGCCATGGCCTGGTCCTTGTCGGGGAATTTGAGGAGGTTGAAGTCGGCGTACGGGACCATGACGTACTCGGCCTGGCCCCCCACCCATCCGCCCATGTCCACATAGCCGAACGCGCCGCCCGCCCGCTCGGGATTGACGGTGAGGCAAATGCCGGTCTGCTGCTCCCTGCATGTTCGACAGCGGCCGCAGGCGACGTTGAACGGCACGGACACCAGGTCTCCGACCTTGCAGAACTCCACGTCACGCCCGGCTTCAATGATCTCTCCCGTGATCTCGTGACCCAGCACCAGGCCAATAGCAGCCGTGGTGCGGCCACGCACCATGTGCTGATCACTGCCACAGATGTTCGTGGCGACAATCTTGAGGATCACACCGTGCTCGGCTCGTTTGCCCCTGGGATCCACGAGCTTGGGAAAGTCGATGCCCTCCACCTCCACGTTGCCCGGGCCTTTGTACACGACGCCCCGATTCGTTGACGTGCTGGCCATGCGTGTTTCTCCTTTATAATCGATTCACCACATCTGCTAAGCGCGGGAGCTTGACGATGGGATCATCGTAGTACGGGCATTAGGATATTTCCGAAACCTTGCAGCTTTCTCCCTTTCGAGTACCACGGCGAGGAACGCGATGAATGTCGTGAAGGAGCCGATCGACGTGCGGTCTTACTCCACGCCCTGGGAGTCAGAGTCCATGGCCGAGTTGTGGAACAGGCGAGGGTTCCGTTCAAGGAATTTCTCGATCCACACTTCGAGGATCGAATGCGCACTGCGTCTCATGTTCCACCATCCAAAGCAGCTCACGATGGCTGCTCCCAGGGTATTGACGATCAGGTCCCACATCGTATCGGTCAGGCCTGAAGGGTCGCCGAGCATGGGCTTCTGCATGGTCGTTCCGAAGACCTGATCCATGGCGAATTCGAAAATCTCCCAAAGCGTGCCGCCAGCGACGGAGAAAGCGAAGGCAAAGAGGGCAACAAATCCGGGACGCATACGAAAGTCGATGCGCCTGTTCTCATTCAGCACGTAGACCAGCAGGAAACCAACCACGCCAAGCAACAAGCCCGACGTCGCGTGAAGGGCGACATCCCACCACCATAATCGCGCATAATAGTTTCGAAACTCGCCCAGGAAGAGCGCGGCAAACACAAACAGGATCGCAAGAACCTCGTACTCCGGAGGGATACGAACGGGAAGTCGCCGACCCAGGAGCACTGGCGCCGCCGTGATCGCCATGACTGCAAGCAGCCAGACGCTGCTTACCCACAGGCGCTCGTGGAAAAGAAGGATCAGCTCTACGGCCATCACGGCCTGGAGAATCAGTATGATTCCAAGCCGGATGCGCGCGGCCGTGCCTCGGTCGAGCTCTGCAGGGGAGGCCGTATCGCCGGCGTCGCCTCGTTCACCATGTTGGGCCACTAATGGCGCCCGTCGTACGGTGTCAACCGAGAAAGCTCGTCAACATCCAAATTGACTTCTCATGCACTTTTTTCCGTCCGATCATCATGTCCTCGGTCGGTGTGTCTTTCGCTTCAGCGGCCATGCTACGCGCAATCGCGAGATCACTGAGTACCTTCTTGTGAGCCTCGATGAGGTGCGTCACCATCTGCTCGGCTGTCGCGTCCTCGGCGACCTCTTTGATCTCGGCCATCCGTGCGAGCGTGCCGAGCCCTCCCGGCGCCAGTCCACCGATCGCTCGGATTCGTTCCGCAATGGCATCTACTGCCGAGAAGAGCTCGGTGTACTGTGCCTCGAATGCGTCGTGCAGGGAAAAGAACGACTTGCCGCGAACGTTCCAGTGGCAGACATGGAGCTGACTAATCAGGGCGTAGGTACTCGCGACAGTCTGGCGTAATGCGTTGATCACTTGTTGGGTCATTTTGTAATCTCCATACTTGTTAACCACTTTATCATAACTACTAAACGCGGCAGCTTGGCGGCAGAGCGTCTCATTGTACCGGCGTTCGGACGCCGACGATACCCTGCAGCTTTCTCTCCTGGCGTCGCGCGACCACGCGGCCCTTGGCATCACGCATGCAATTGGACCTCCAGGACCCGCTTGGACTTTTCCAGACCGCGCGAAATACCTCGGTGAGCAGGTGCGCAGAGGCGGCATCGCCAAGCTCGTTCGGAAAGCAAGTTGCCAGGGTCCGGTGTTTGCGATTTCTTAATCGAATTCGATCAACGGCTTGAGGATGCCATCTTCCTTTGTCTCCATCATTCGCAGCGCTTTGTCAACTTCTTTAAATGCGAACCGATGCGTTGTCAGCGGGCTTGGATCGACGCGACCCCTTTCGACCAGACGCAGCAAGCGACTCATTCGAACGTTGCCGCCGGGACAAAGCCCTGTGCGAATGACCTTGTCGCCCATGCCAACGCCCCATTCAACGCGCGGGATGTCCACGCTGTCTCCATGACCGAAGTAGCCGGCAACCGAGATCGTGCCGCCCGGACGAGTTGCTTTGACACAGGCTTCAAAAGTGGTTTGTGCGCCCAGACACTCGATCGCTGAATCGACGCCTTTGCCGTTTGTGAGCTGCATGATCGCCTCAACGGTATCGACCTTGTTGAAGTCGATCGTTTCATCCGCGCCGAAATGCCTGGACAGCTTCAATCGCTCGGCCACACCATCGACGCCGATGATTTGTCCAGCTCCGAGTAATCTTGCTCCGACCGTGGCCATTAATCCGACGGGGCCCTGAGCAAAAACCGCCACGGTTCCGCCCATGGGAATGTTCGCGTGTTCGGCGCCCATGAAACCGGTTGACAGCATGTCGGCTGCATACACCGCGACGTCATCCGAGATCGAGTCGGGAATGGGGCAAAGGTTGGCCAACGCATCGCTAACATGAAAATACTCAGCGAAACTGCCGTCCTTCACATTGGCGTACTTCCACCCACCCAGCATGCCGTCACATTGCGACGTGTATCCGCGCTGGCAATTGTCACATTGAAAACAGGGCGTGATGGAACCGACCAAAACACGGTCGCCTTCTTTGAAGCCGGTCACTTCGCTACCCAGTTTGTGAATCACGCCCACTGCTTCGTGTCCGAGCGTTAGATTTTGCCGGTCGCCGATCGCTCCTTTGATGGTGTGGACGTCTGATGTGCAAACCAGCGCTCGCGTTGTTTTGATGACGGCATCGTTGGGACCCACGTCGGGGATCGGTTTTTCCGTGAATCCCGTTTTTCCAATTCCTTCCATGACGAAGGCTTTCATCGAGCCTGTACTGATCGAGCGTTTGGGTTGCGGTTGTTCGATTGTTCTGGACATTTCTTGCTCCGTGGGAGAATTGGTCCATCGTGAAAAATTGGCGGGCCAGAAACTGGCGAGCCGCCGGGATGATAGTTCGCGTCCACTTCGAAAATAACCGTCGCAATTTGTGTGCCAAACGCTTTTGGCCGCATCCGAGTGCCGGAAAGATTAACTTTTTGGTGGAAAGATCCAAACCGAGATTCCCCATTTGGCCCTTACCCGAACGGCGAAGGCACTGGAGACAGTTCTGAACTCGTCCATTCAAGGGTCCCCGTTCACTTCGCGCCCTTGCCCGCGGTGCTGTCGGCCCGTTTTTTTCTGATTTCGTAGGCCCGAGCGCCCGGGCTCGGTGCTTCGAGGCGGATCAAGGCGTCCTTCCTCCGCCTCCGACGCTGACAGGGAACGCTCAATACCGCTCTGTTGTTCCTCGTACGGGAGGCATTGGCACTGTGCCTGCGAGACGCTGTATCCGTGCGAGGATGCACCGGTCGGCCGCCCTCTTAGGCACCGTCATCCCGGCTTGGCGGCCGACTCAATGATCTAGTCTCGTGGTCAGTTCGCCGATTGGTCCTGGGCCATCGACAGACGAATCGTACTTAATCGCAGCGCATTGCCAATAACCGACACGCTGCTAAAGCTCATCGCGGCGGCAGCCATCATCGGATTGAGCAGCAAGCCGAATACGGGATAAAGAACTCCCGCGGCTACCGGCACGCCGAGGGCGTTGTAGATGAAGGCGAAGAAAAGATTTTGTCGTATATTGCGCATGGTGCGTCGGCTCAGCGTTACCGCCTTAACGATTCCCCGCAAGTCGCCCTT
Proteins encoded in this region:
- a CDS encoding NAD(P)-dependent alcohol dehydrogenase, whose amino-acid sequence is MKAFVMEGIGKTGFTEKPIPDVGPNDAVIKTTRALVCTSDVHTIKGAIGDRQNLTLGHEAVGVIHKLGSEVTGFKEGDRVLVGSITPCFQCDNCQRGYTSQCDGMLGGWKYANVKDGSFAEYFHVSDALANLCPIPDSISDDVAVYAADMLSTGFMGAEHANIPMGGTVAVFAQGPVGLMATVGARLLGAGQIIGVDGVAERLKLSRHFGADETIDFNKVDTVEAIMQLTNGKGVDSAIECLGAQTTFEACVKATRPGGTISVAGYFGHGDSVDIPRVEWGVGMGDKVIRTGLCPGGNVRMSRLLRLVERGRVDPSPLTTHRFAFKEVDKALRMMETKEDGILKPLIEFD
- the fdhA gene encoding formaldehyde dehydrogenase, glutathione-independent, which encodes MASTSTNRGVVYKGPGNVEVEGIDFPKLVDPRGKRAEHGVILKIVATNICGSDQHMVRGRTTAAIGLVLGHEITGEIIEAGRDVEFCKVGDLVSVPFNVACGRCRTCREQQTGICLTVNPERAGGAFGYVDMGGWVGGQAEYVMVPYADFNLLKFPDKDQAMAKIRDLTCLSDILPTGYHGAVTAGVGPGSTVYIAGAGPVGLAAAAAAQLLGAAVVIVGDMNERRLAHARTFGCETVDLKQSGSLGDKIAQILGVPEVDSAVDCVGYEARGHGAEASSEAPAAVLNAAMEITRTGGAIGIPGLYVTDDPGSKDAAARKGSLSIRFGLGWAKSHALHTGQTPVLKYNRQLMMAILHNRIQIAKAVNVVVITLDDAPRGYADFDEGVAKKFLIDPHGVLKNAG
- a CDS encoding DNA starvation/stationary phase protection protein is translated as MTQQVINALRQTVASTYALISQLHVCHWNVRGKSFFSLHDAFEAQYTELFSAVDAIAERIRAIGGLAPGGLGTLARMAEIKEVAEDATAEQMVTHLIEAHKKVLSDLAIARSMAAEAKDTPTEDMMIGRKKVHEKSIWMLTSFLG